The DNA segment GGCGGTTGCCATGGACCCTGTGCGGGCGCCGTCGATCATGTCGAAACCATGTCCGGCACCGGGCAATTCCATGTAGCTGACCGCCGATCTCGATTTCGAGCGCAACTTCTCGACGAACGTGCGGGCCTGCCACACCGGGATCACGCTGTCACCGGTGCCGTGGATGACCAGGAACGGCGGCGCCTCGGAGTGCACCTGCGCCATCGGCGACGCCTTGCGGAACAGTTCGGGATGGCGGGACATCTTGCGCTTCACCACGACCCGCTCCAGGAAGTCGACGAAACGGGCCCGCTCGGCGGTCGAGCGGTCCTCCCAGTCATACCGGCCGTAGATGCCGACCACGGCGTCCACCGAGGTATCCGACCCCTCCGGCAGCTCGCACTGCATCTCCGGGTCATTGATGGTCAGCCCGGCCAGCGCGGCGAGGTGGCCGCCGGCCGAAGTGCCCGCGATCGCAACGAAATTGCGGTCGCCACCGAACTTGTCCACGTTCGCGCGCGCCCACGCGATCGCGGTCTTCACGTCGTGCAGGTGGGCCGGCCAGGGATGGTGCGGCGCCACCCGGTAGTCGATCGACAGACAGACCCAGCCCATCTCGGCCAGGTGCGACATCAACGCGTAACCCTGCAGCATGCGGCTGCCGTGCACCCACGCCCCGCCGGGGACGAACAGCAGCACCGGGGCCGGTTCGGTCGGCAGCTTCTTCGGACGCCACACGTCGAGCAGCTGTGAGGGCAACGGTCCGTACCGCACGGAGGACTTGTGCACGTTGCGGCGGTGCTCGAACGTCTTCCACAGCGGCGGCACCTTCTCGGGCGCGGGCCATTCGATCGCGAGATCGGCTGCGGGCACCACACCACGCAGCGCCGCGTCCGACACCGCGTGTGTCATGTCCCGCTCACGCTGGCGAACCTCGGCATTGCCGGGGTCGAACCACGATTTGGCGGATGCGGACAGTAGTTCAGGGATCTGGCGGTAGCCCCACACCCCCATCGCGGCGAGTGCGCCGAGGGGTTCGAGGTGCTTGCCGACCACCGGCAGCGATGCCGAGGCCACACTCATCGCGAGCATATGGTCAGCAGGCTTGGCGTTGAGCAACCACCTTGCGCGAGACCACATTGTCGGACCGGGATACCGGGTGTCCGGTCGTACCGTCATGGCGCGACTGTACCCCCGCAGCGAACTGTCAAACGACAAGATCGTCAACTTGTCTACCCACTGTTTGCGCAACGATTTTGTAATGTCGCTCACACCGGCCCTGACCGGCCCTTATAGGTCGGGGCCCGGCCGGACGAACCCAAAACCCGCAAAGGATGTCACGTGCGCGGAACCGCCCTGGCGATCACCGACGACCACACCGCCCTCGCCGATTCCGTTTTGGGCCGGCTCGAACGGTCGGGTTCCCGGGCCGCTGCCCGTGCCACCCTGAGCGACGGGCCGGCCCATCCTCCAGAGCTGTGGCGCGCAGCCGCTGACCTGGGCTTACCCGGTCTGGCGGTGGCCGAACAGTTCGGCGGCGCGGGGTTCGGTCTCTCCGAGCTGGCGATCGTGCTGGAGGCGCAGGGCCGCGAGCTGACCCCCGGCCCCTTCCTGCCCACTGTGGCGGCCGCCGTGGTGCTCGACCGGTGCGCCGGCGACGAGCTGCGCGCCGAACTGCTGCCCGGGCTCTCGAGCGGTACCACTGTCGCCGCACTGGGGCTGACCGGCACGTGCACCGCCGGTGCCGACGGATCGATGACCGGCGAATGGCCCGCGGTCCCGGGTGCGCCGGATGCCGACCTGCTGGTGCTGGTCGCGGGTGACGACGTGGTGGTGCTCGACACGCACGGCGAGGGCGTCAGCGTCCGGACGCTTGACGGGATCGACACCACCCGCAGTGTCGGCGCGGTCACCGTGCGCGATGTGCGCATATCGCCCGCCCGAACGCTTTTCGGGGCGGCAGGGCCGGCGCGGACCGTGCTGCGCGTCCTCGGCTCCGCCGAGGCGGTGGGCGTCGGGTGGGCGTGCCTGGACATGGCCCTCGAGTACGCCAAGGTCCGCGAACAGTTCGGCCGCACCATCGGCACCTTCCAGGCGGTCAAACACCACGCCGCGAACATGCTCGTCGACATCGAGCAGACCACGGCGGCCGTGTGGGACGCCGCGCGCGCTGACGACCTCGGCAGCGCACGGTTCGCCGCCGCCGTCGCCGCATCACATGCCATCCGGGCATCGGTTTTCCTCGCGCAGAACAACATTCAGCTACACGGCGGGATCGGATACACGTGGGAGCACGACGCCCACCTGTACCTGCGACGGGCGCGCTCATTGGCCGCGATCCTCGGCGACGGGGCGGATCCGCTGGTCGACATCGTCGCCGCCCAGCGCACCGGGCAGGCGCACGGCGCCACATTCGCGCTGCCCGCCGAAGCCGAGGAGTACCGCGCGGCCGCCCGCGACGCGGCCGCCGAATGGCGCGCCCTGCCCGCCGAACGCCGTCGCGACTTCCTCGTCGACTCCGGCTATCTGGTGCCGCACTGGCCGAAACCGTGGGGACGGGCCGCCGGCACCCTCGAACAACTCGTCATCGAGGAGGAGTTCCGCGACGTCGACATCCCCGACATGGGGATCACCGGATGGGTGACGCTCACGATCGCCCAGGCCGGCACCGACGAACAGCGCGCACGCTGGGTCGAACCGGTGCTGCGCGGAGAGACGATGTGGTGCCAGCTGTTCTCCGAACCGGGCGCCGGATCCGACGCCGCGGCGGTGCGGACGGCAGCCAAGCGGGTCGAGGGCGGGTGGCGGGTCACCGGCCAGAAGGTGTGGACGAGCCTGGCGCACATGTGTCAGTGGGGACTGGCGACCGTGCGCACCGATCCTGACGCGCCCAAACACGCGGGCGTGACGATGATGGCCATCGACATGTCCGCGGACGGCGTGACGGTGAACCCACTGCGCGGCATCACCGGCGACGCGCACTTCAACGAGGTGTTCTTCGACGACGTGTTCGTGCCCGACGCCGACGTGGTCGGTGAGATCAACCGCGGCTGGCTGGTGGCCCGCGCGACGCTGGGCAACGAGCGGATCTCGATCGGCGGCGGATCCGGCGCGCCGACCGGGTTCTCCGCCGACGACCTGGTGACACTGCTCGACAGCGCGCCGGCCGACGTCGCCGCCGCAAACGTGCGCCGCGTGGGTGCGGTGATCGCGGAGGCGCATACGCTGCGGCTGCTCAACCTGCGCCGCGCCAGCCGCGCCATCGCCGGTGCCGAACCCGGACCCGAGGGCAACGTCACCAAACTCCTGGTGGCCGAGCAGTCGCAACGGCTGACCGAGCTGGGGATGGACCTCGCGGGCACCGCCGCCGTGGTGGGCCACACCCCGGAGCTGACCCGCACCTATCTCGGCAACCGGGCGATGACGATCGCGGGCGGCACGTCGGAGATCACCCGCAACACGATCGCCGAGCGCATCCTCGGGCTGCCGCGCGACCCGCTGCTGCGGTGATTCGTGGTGCGTCGACCACCGCCGAGACTGCGGTGAGATCACGAAATTCGTCGAAACGGTGATCTCACCGCAGTCTCGGCGTGTGGCGGTGCGGTAATACTGGTCGGATGGTGACGCCCGACTTCCACCCCGACCTCCGCAAGGTCGCCCGCTACATCCCGCGACAGGTGGTCACCCCGGTGACACTGCCGGTCCTGCGGATGGTGACGCGGCTGCAGGGCAAGCGCACGCCGCAGGACGTCGAGGAGCTCACGCTCGGCTCGGGCGTGCGCGTGCGGCTGTTCCGGCCGACCGGTGTGCCGGTACCCGCACCCGCGCTGCTGTGGATCCACGGCGGCGGCTACATCATCGGCACCGCGGCGCAGGACGACGAACTGTGCCGCCGGTTCAGCCGTGAACTCGGAATCGCCGTCGTCTCAGTCGATTACCGGCTGGCGCCCGAACACCCCTACCCGACACCCGTGGAGGACTGCTATGCCGCGCTGACGTGGTTGGCGCGGCTGCCGTCGGTGGATCCGCAACGCGTGGCGATCGGCGGCGCCAGCGCCGGCGGTGGGCTGGCGGCGTCGCTTGCTCTGATGACCCGCGACCGCGGTGAAATCGAGCCGGTGGCACAGCTTCTCGTGTATCCGATGATCGACGACCGCACCGTCGATCGTCACGGTCTGGACAACCCCGGCCACCGGCTGTGGAATCAGGCCTCCAACCGGTTCGGCTGGTCGGCCTATCTCGCCGACGCCGACCGCGACGTCGCGGTCCCGGCCCGCCGCGAGGATCTCGCCGGGCTGCCGCCCGCGTGGATCGGGGTCGGCACCCTGGACCTGTTCCACGACGAGGATCTGGTGTACGCCGAGCGGCTGCGTGCCGCCGGCGTGCCATGCCAGGTCGAGGTGGTCCAGGGCGCCTTCCACGGATTCGACGGGATCCTGCCGAAGGCCGACGTGTCGCGGGCGTTCTTCCGAAGCCAGTGCGACACCCTCCGGCAGGCCTTCACCGAACGTCAGTCGCGGATTTCGGCTTCGTCGTAGACGATCCGGCCGATCAGGTCGTAACGGCGCGCGTCGCGGTACTTGAAGTACGTGGCGAGCGCCGCGCCGATCACGAAGATTCCCACCACGATCCACGGCGTGAGCTTGAACAGCAGTGTGCCCGAAGCGGTACCGGCCGCCGACTCCTTGTGCTCCCACAGCAGGTACACGACGTAGAGCATGCCGATCCCGCCGAGCAGCGGTGCCAGGAACGTCTTGAACCAGTGGGCGCTGGACGGGTGTTCCTTGTGGAAGTGGAAGTAGGCGATGACGGCGAACGCGCACAGCGACTGCACGATCAGGATCGCCATGGTGCCCAGGATCGCCAGCAGCGTGTACAGGTGCACGTACGGATCCATACCCGCGGCGAAGAACGCCAGGATCAGCACCAGTGCGATACCGCTCTGCACGAACGAGGCGATGTAGGGCGAACCGTGCTTGTGGTGGGTGGCGCCCAGCGTCTTCTGCAGACCGCTCGACAGGCCCTCACGCCCCAGTGCGTACAGGTAACGCGACGCGCAGTTGTGGAACGCCATACCGCAGGCGAACGAACCGGTCACCAAGAGGATGTTGAACAGCGTGATCGCCCACTCGCCGTAGGTGCTGCGCACCGGTCCGAAGAAGATCTCCGACGAGGTGTTGGCATCCTGGGCGAGTTCGAGCGACTTCGACGGCCCGGTGCCCGCGATCGCCATCCACGACACGAAGACGTAGAAGAGGCCGACGCCGAGCACGGCGATCATGGTGGCGCGGGGGATGATCCGCTTCGGATCCTTGGACTCCTCGCCGTACATCGCCGTCGACTCGAAACCGACCCACGACCAGAACGCGAAGAACAGGCCGAGTCCGGCGCTGGCGCCGGCAATCGCGGCGGGAGTGAACGCGCCGATCGGGTTCAGCGTATCGGCCACCGCGAAGCCCTCGGGGCCGCCGCCCTGGAACAGCACGGCGAGCGCACCGAGGGCGAGCATGACGATCTCGGTGACCAGGAAGACGCCGAGCACCTTCGCCGTCAGGTTGACGTCGAAGTAGGTCAGGATCGCGTTGAGCGCCAGCATCAGCAGCGCGGGGATGATCCAGTGAACGTCCACGCCGAACTGTGACGACATGAAGTTCTTGAAGAAGAACGCGAAGATGCCGATCAGCGACGCCTCGAAGACGATGTAGGCCATCGTGATCAGCAGGCCGCTGGCCATGCCGACGATGCGGCCGAGCCCGTGGCTGATGTAGCCGTAGAAGGCGCCGGTGGCAGTGATGTGCTTGGCCATCGTCGCGTAACCGATCGCGAAGAGGCCGAGCACAATGGTTGCGACGAGGTACCCGGCCGGGGCGTGGGAACCGTTTCCGAAGCCCACGGCGATCGGCACGTTGCCGACCATTGCGGTGATCGGCGCCGCGGTCGCTACCGCCATGAAGATCACGCCGAGGGTGCCCACGGCGTTGCGCTTCAGTCGCTGCACGCCCTGAGCTGGGGTTTTCTCTGGTGTAACGGCTTGATCCGCCATATACGGGATGCCTTCCTGCTTGCCAAGGGGAGGCCTGTGTGGCCTGAGCCACATCGGGACCGCTACGTATATTGGCACTACCAATAGGTCCTCGCAACCGCTGGCATGAACCATTGACATAAATGGTTTGAACCTTTTACGGTGGGCCGCGTGTACGACTACGGCACGTTCTCGTTCGAGTCCAAGACTCAGGTGCTGGATCGGGCGAAGGCGTTCTGGAATCCGGACAAGACCCAATTCTGGACCGACGCAGGCGTCGATCTGGTCATCGACCGCAGGGAGGACTATTTCCTGTGGGACATGAGCGGACGCCGGCTCATCGACATGCACCTCAACGGCGGCACCTACAACCTGGGCCACCGCAATCCCGAAGTGATGCAAGCCGTTTCGCAGGGCATGGAGATCTTCGACGTCGGTAACCACCACTTCCCGTCGGTCGCCCGCACCGCGCTGGCGCAGCGACTGGTGGAGACCGCACCCGATTCGATCAGCAAAGTGGCCTTCGGATCCGGCGGCGGCGAGGCCATCGACATCGCGCTCAAGAGCGCCCGCCACGCCACCGGACGCCGCAAGATCGTCTCGATCATCAAGGCGTACCACGGTCACACGGGCCTGGCCGTCGCGACCGGTGACGAGCGTTTCGCGAAGCTGTTCCTCTCCGACCGCCCCGACGAGTTCATCCAGGTGCCCTTCGGCGACGTCGCCGCGATGGAGAAGGCACTGTCGGGCAACGACGTCGCCGCGGTCATCATGGAGACGATCCCCGCGACGTACGGATTCCCGCTGCCCCCACCGGGTTACCTCGAAGCGGTCTTCGCGCTGACCCACAAGTACGGCGCCCTGTACATCGCGGACGAGGTGCAGACCGGGCTGATGCGCACCGGTGAACTGTGGGCCATCACCAAACACGGCATCGAACCCGACATCCTGGTCACCGGCAAGGGGCTGTCCGGCGGCGTCTACCCGATCACCGCGGCGCTGCTGGGTGAGCGCGCCGCGCAGTGGCTCGACCAGGATGGATTCGCCCACATCTCCACCTTCGGCGGCGCCGAACTGGGCTGCGTCGCGGCGATCAAGACCCTCGAGATCACCACCCGGCCCGAGGTGCGGTCGATGGTGCACTACATCGCCGACATCTTCGACGCCGGGCTGCGCCGCATCCAGGCCGACTACCCGGACTGGTTCATCGGCATCCGGCAGAACGGCGTGGTGATCGGGTTGGAGTTCGACCACCCCGAGGGCGCGAAGTTCGTGATGCGCGAACTCTACGAGAACGGGGTGTGGGCGATCTTCTCGACGCTGGATCCCCGTGTGCTGCAGTTCAAACCGGGCCTGCTGCTCGGCCGCGACCTGTGTGAGGACGTGCTGGACCGGCTCGAGGTCGCGGTGGGCCGGGCGATGACCGCAGCCAGGAAGGGACGACCGTGACCAGCTTCGCTGCAGCGGGCCACATGCTCGAGCGCGCCCGGTGGGCGGCACGGGCCTACGCCGACTACGACCAGACCGCCGTCGAGGCCATCGTCACCGCGGTGGCCGACGCCGCGTACGGCGCCGCGGAACGTTTCGCCGCCGAGGCCGTCGCCGAGACCGGGATGGGCGTCGTCGCGGACAAGGTGGTCAAGAACCAGGCCTGCTCCCGCGGCATCGTGGACTACTACCGCGGTCAGGACTTCGTCTCGCCGCGGGTGGACGCCGTCAACAAGATCGTCGAGATCCCGCGGCCCGCGGGTGTGGTGCTCGCGCTGACCCCGACCACGAACCCCGTCTCCACCGTGTACTTCAAGGTGCTGCTGGCACTGATGACCCGCAATGCCGTCGTGGTGGCGCCCCATCCGCGTGCCAAGCAGTGCTCGGCCGACGCGGCGCACCTACTCGCCGAGGCCGCGATCGCGGCAGGCGCGCCCGCCGGCATCGTCCAGGTGGTCGAGGAGCCGTCGATCCCGTTGGTCGAGGCGTTGATGGCCGACGAACGCACCGACGTCATCGTCGCCACCGGCGGCACCGGTGTGGTGCGCGCGGCGTACTCGTCGGGCACTCCGGCGCTCGGCGTCGGACCCGGCAACGTGCCCGTCCTCGTCGACGCCAGCGCCGACGTCAACGCGGCCGCCAAACGCATTGTCGACAGCAAGGCGTTCGACAACTCCGTGCTGTGCACCAACGAATCGGTGCTGATCGCCGAGGAGTCGATCGCCGACGCGCTGCGCGCAGCGCTCACCCGCGCAGGCGCCCACATCCTCGACGCCGACGCCACCGACCGACTGCGCGCGTACATGTTCACCGACGGCCACCTCAACACCGACGTCGTCGGCCGCGACGCCGCGTGGATCGCCGCGCAGGCCGGCATCCGGGTGACCCCCAAGACCCGTGTGCTCGTCGCCCCGTTCGCGCACGTGATCAGCGAGGAGATGCTGGCACACGAGAAGCTCTCACCGGTGATCGGGATGACGACCGTGCCCGACGCGGCCCGCGGCATTCGCGCCGCCCGCGCGGTGGTGCGCATCGGCGGCGCCGGCCACTCGGCGGCCATCCACAGCGAGAACTCCGCTGTCATCACCGAATTCGCAACGCAGGTACCGGTGTTGCGGGTGTCGGTCAACGTCGGCAACAGCACCGGCAG comes from the Mycolicibacterium litorale genome and includes:
- a CDS encoding aldehyde dehydrogenase family protein; its protein translation is MLERARWAARAYADYDQTAVEAIVTAVADAAYGAAERFAAEAVAETGMGVVADKVVKNQACSRGIVDYYRGQDFVSPRVDAVNKIVEIPRPAGVVLALTPTTNPVSTVYFKVLLALMTRNAVVVAPHPRAKQCSADAAHLLAEAAIAAGAPAGIVQVVEEPSIPLVEALMADERTDVIVATGGTGVVRAAYSSGTPALGVGPGNVPVLVDASADVNAAAKRIVDSKAFDNSVLCTNESVLIAEESIADALRAALTRAGAHILDADATDRLRAYMFTDGHLNTDVVGRDAAWIAAQAGIRVTPKTRVLVAPFAHVISEEMLAHEKLSPVIGMTTVPDAARGIRAARAVVRIGGAGHSAAIHSENSAVITEFATQVPVLRVSVNVGNSTGSSGLETNLAPSMTIGTGFVGRSSIGENLRPDNLMNWARIAYNSAPGVVMPSFAGIDPWRSPAGPVPEYPRPSNDRDAPPVSASRGAQPVRRPADPSIEALRAELRALVVEELAQLIKR
- a CDS encoding alpha/beta hydrolase, yielding MTVRPDTRYPGPTMWSRARWLLNAKPADHMLAMSVASASLPVVGKHLEPLGALAAMGVWGYRQIPELLSASAKSWFDPGNAEVRQRERDMTHAVSDAALRGVVPAADLAIEWPAPEKVPPLWKTFEHRRNVHKSSVRYGPLPSQLLDVWRPKKLPTEPAPVLLFVPGGAWVHGSRMLQGYALMSHLAEMGWVCLSIDYRVAPHHPWPAHLHDVKTAIAWARANVDKFGGDRNFVAIAGTSAGGHLAALAGLTINDPEMQCELPEGSDTSVDAVVGIYGRYDWEDRSTAERARFVDFLERVVVKRKMSRHPELFRKASPMAQVHSEAPPFLVIHGTGDSVIPVWQARTFVEKLRSKSRSAVSYMELPGAGHGFDMIDGARTGSMATAIGLFLNQIHRNRTLVGAREVI
- a CDS encoding class-III pyridoxal-phosphate-dependent aminotransferase, producing the protein MYDYGTFSFESKTQVLDRAKAFWNPDKTQFWTDAGVDLVIDRREDYFLWDMSGRRLIDMHLNGGTYNLGHRNPEVMQAVSQGMEIFDVGNHHFPSVARTALAQRLVETAPDSISKVAFGSGGGEAIDIALKSARHATGRRKIVSIIKAYHGHTGLAVATGDERFAKLFLSDRPDEFIQVPFGDVAAMEKALSGNDVAAVIMETIPATYGFPLPPPGYLEAVFALTHKYGALYIADEVQTGLMRTGELWAITKHGIEPDILVTGKGLSGGVYPITAALLGERAAQWLDQDGFAHISTFGGAELGCVAAIKTLEITTRPEVRSMVHYIADIFDAGLRRIQADYPDWFIGIRQNGVVIGLEFDHPEGAKFVMRELYENGVWAIFSTLDPRVLQFKPGLLLGRDLCEDVLDRLEVAVGRAMTAARKGRP
- a CDS encoding alpha/beta hydrolase, translating into MVTPDFHPDLRKVARYIPRQVVTPVTLPVLRMVTRLQGKRTPQDVEELTLGSGVRVRLFRPTGVPVPAPALLWIHGGGYIIGTAAQDDELCRRFSRELGIAVVSVDYRLAPEHPYPTPVEDCYAALTWLARLPSVDPQRVAIGGASAGGGLAASLALMTRDRGEIEPVAQLLVYPMIDDRTVDRHGLDNPGHRLWNQASNRFGWSAYLADADRDVAVPARREDLAGLPPAWIGVGTLDLFHDEDLVYAERLRAAGVPCQVEVVQGAFHGFDGILPKADVSRAFFRSQCDTLRQAFTERQSRISASS
- a CDS encoding acyl-CoA dehydrogenase → MRGTALAITDDHTALADSVLGRLERSGSRAAARATLSDGPAHPPELWRAAADLGLPGLAVAEQFGGAGFGLSELAIVLEAQGRELTPGPFLPTVAAAVVLDRCAGDELRAELLPGLSSGTTVAALGLTGTCTAGADGSMTGEWPAVPGAPDADLLVLVAGDDVVVLDTHGEGVSVRTLDGIDTTRSVGAVTVRDVRISPARTLFGAAGPARTVLRVLGSAEAVGVGWACLDMALEYAKVREQFGRTIGTFQAVKHHAANMLVDIEQTTAAVWDAARADDLGSARFAAAVAASHAIRASVFLAQNNIQLHGGIGYTWEHDAHLYLRRARSLAAILGDGADPLVDIVAAQRTGQAHGATFALPAEAEEYRAAARDAAAEWRALPAERRRDFLVDSGYLVPHWPKPWGRAAGTLEQLVIEEEFRDVDIPDMGITGWVTLTIAQAGTDEQRARWVEPVLRGETMWCQLFSEPGAGSDAAAVRTAAKRVEGGWRVTGQKVWTSLAHMCQWGLATVRTDPDAPKHAGVTMMAIDMSADGVTVNPLRGITGDAHFNEVFFDDVFVPDADVVGEINRGWLVARATLGNERISIGGGSGAPTGFSADDLVTLLDSAPADVAAANVRRVGAVIAEAHTLRLLNLRRASRAIAGAEPGPEGNVTKLLVAEQSQRLTELGMDLAGTAAVVGHTPELTRTYLGNRAMTIAGGTSEITRNTIAERILGLPRDPLLR
- a CDS encoding APC family permease: MADQAVTPEKTPAQGVQRLKRNAVGTLGVIFMAVATAAPITAMVGNVPIAVGFGNGSHAPAGYLVATIVLGLFAIGYATMAKHITATGAFYGYISHGLGRIVGMASGLLITMAYIVFEASLIGIFAFFFKNFMSSQFGVDVHWIIPALLMLALNAILTYFDVNLTAKVLGVFLVTEIVMLALGALAVLFQGGGPEGFAVADTLNPIGAFTPAAIAGASAGLGLFFAFWSWVGFESTAMYGEESKDPKRIIPRATMIAVLGVGLFYVFVSWMAIAGTGPSKSLELAQDANTSSEIFFGPVRSTYGEWAITLFNILLVTGSFACGMAFHNCASRYLYALGREGLSSGLQKTLGATHHKHGSPYIASFVQSGIALVLILAFFAAGMDPYVHLYTLLAILGTMAILIVQSLCAFAVIAYFHFHKEHPSSAHWFKTFLAPLLGGIGMLYVVYLLWEHKESAAGTASGTLLFKLTPWIVVGIFVIGAALATYFKYRDARRYDLIGRIVYDEAEIRD